The proteins below come from a single Tiliqua scincoides isolate rTilSci1 chromosome 16, rTilSci1.hap2, whole genome shotgun sequence genomic window:
- the TOR4A gene encoding torsin-4A, protein MDGRKTGGSLKNSQKLSLLSSPVRAVVRLRRSARLLKKGLSPTDPQRKLLQRQISLGKAKLGGSSATLLGQASFESSQYFTFDTSVLQPVTRTGKRTKKRKSRRVLYPGSSRRYLPTEHTSKAKQCLLLLVGIICFQILNAIENLDDNILKYDLDGLEKTMHREVFGQTLAIENIMGLLKDYLATHIHSKPLVVSFNGPSGVGKSHIGWLLAKHFRSVMGSNSVLHYFTMHHCPDNSSTPACQSDLSKTISEMVTQAEIEEKIPLFILDEVELMSPALLDTLGRFFQTNQTNEFLNAVYILISNLGGDKITDVLLEKVAGGVLQPQWQAEELRTALRPVLNHIHPLWALAEIVPFVLLEKNHILSCFYEEMMSEGLYPDPSHLESLAGQLRYYTRGEQQYAITGCKQVVAQVNLL, encoded by the coding sequence ATGGATGGCCGTAAGACCGGAGGCAGCCTCAAAAACTCCCAGAAGCTCTCCCTGCTATCCTCCCCCGTGCGGGCCGTCGTTCGCCTCCGGAGATCGGCCCGGCTGCTGAAGAAAGGTCTGTCACCCACAGATCCCCAAAGGAAGCTTCTGCAGCGGCAGATCTCGCTGGGCAAAGCCAAGTTGGGGGGCTCCTCTGCGACCCTTCTAGGCCAAGCAAGCTTTGAGAGTTCCCAGTATTTCACTTTTGACACCTCGGTGCTGCAGCCCGTCACAAGAACCGGCAAACGGACCAAGAAGCGGAAGAGCCGCCGGGTGCTGTACCCTGGGAGCTCCAGGAGGTACCTCCCGACAGAGCACACCAGCAAAGCCAAGCAGTGCCTACTCCTGTTGGTGGGCATCATTTGTTTTCAGATCCTGAATGCCATTGAAAACTTGGACGATAACATCCTGAAGTACGACTTGGACGGCCTGGAAAAAACCATGCACCGGGAGGTGTTTGGGCAGACGTTAGCCATCGAGAACATTATGGGCTTGCTGAAGGATTACCTGGCCACCCACATACACAGCAAGCCTCTGGTGGTTTCCTTCAACGGGCCGAGCGGGGTGGGGAAGAGTCACATCGGCTGGCTGCTAGCCAAACACTTCCGGTCGGTCATGGGTTCTAATTCCGTGCTGCACTATTTCACAATGCACCACTGCCCCGACAACTCTTCCACGCCAGCTTGCCAGTCAGATCTATCAAAGACCATCAGCGAGATGGTCACCCAAGCCGAAATCGAGGAGAAAATCCCCTTGTTTATTCTGGATGAGGTGGAGCTCATGTCTCCAGCCCTCTTGGATACCCTCGGCAGGTTCTTCCAGACGAACCAAACCAATGAGTTCCTGAACGCAGTTTATATCCTCATCAGCAACCTGGGAGGGGACAAGATCACGGACGTTCTCCTTGAGAAAGTTGCCGGCGGCGTCCTTCAGCCCCAATGGCAGGCAGAGGAGCTGCGGACGGCTCTCCGCCCCGTCCTCAACCACATCCACCCCCTTTGGGCCTTGGCGGAGATTGTCCCGTTTGTGCTGCTGGAGAAGAACCATATCCTGAGTTGCTTCTACGAGGAGATGATGAGTGAAGGTCTCTACCCAGATCCAAGCCACCTGGAGAGCTTGGCCGGTCAGCTGCGCTATTACACAAGGGGCGAACAGCAGTACGCCATCACTGGGTGCAAGCAAGTTGTAGCTCAGGTGAACCTACTCTAA